From a single Pseudomonas serboccidentalis genomic region:
- a CDS encoding phospholipase, whose protein sequence is MKLTFLLLLLCAMAPAAWGWSNHTVGSYLALQALPALRDAPPVAVEPLERFLTEQYPAVVALLEQQESFAREHFAQYPPRPDNLKLPAVPGDNLRHDFFTALRLNPRIHLAMVIQPLPGQDLPEREHLPADQVMVEQTLSPWNRQRFIRLADGETLAPLAVVASAADEPDYGHDINLFSDNPGEVGALYGFGPQPFGDERFQYSSQAPFHMGFFHESAVVYAAAGFLQRSWPDWRAYQYMGLARLAFATGHSYWGYRFLGWGVHHVQDLTQPYHAKPLPGVELPSLLLLEGKALAGFADDKQASIERVATRHMEIEKYQATWLRRVLRAGQPHPMLAAYADVAEDKRYPAYSVDYLREVVSAESVDDSAAFDDAIGQWLEKAPATSDFSRGNQLQRETFEHPALNQQLFKLLGHFGAHSRIYVSAALAPRP, encoded by the coding sequence ATGAAGCTGACCTTTCTCCTGTTGCTGCTTTGTGCAATGGCCCCGGCGGCGTGGGGCTGGTCGAATCACACGGTGGGCAGCTATCTGGCGTTGCAGGCGCTGCCGGCCCTGCGCGATGCGCCACCGGTTGCGGTCGAGCCGCTGGAGCGCTTTCTCACCGAGCAGTATCCGGCCGTGGTGGCGCTGCTGGAGCAACAGGAAAGCTTCGCTCGTGAACACTTCGCCCAGTACCCGCCGCGCCCCGACAATCTGAAGTTGCCCGCCGTGCCGGGCGACAATTTGCGCCACGACTTTTTCACCGCGCTGCGGCTCAATCCGCGCATTCATCTGGCGATGGTCATTCAGCCGCTGCCGGGTCAGGACCTGCCCGAGCGTGAACACCTGCCGGCCGATCAGGTGATGGTCGAGCAGACGCTTTCGCCGTGGAATCGCCAGCGCTTCATTCGTCTGGCCGACGGCGAGACCTTAGCGCCGCTGGCGGTGGTGGCGAGCGCTGCCGATGAGCCGGATTACGGTCACGACATCAACCTGTTCAGCGACAACCCCGGCGAGGTCGGCGCGTTGTACGGCTTCGGCCCGCAGCCGTTCGGCGATGAGCGCTTTCAGTACAGCTCGCAGGCGCCGTTCCACATGGGCTTCTTCCATGAGAGCGCGGTGGTGTATGCCGCCGCCGGATTTCTTCAGCGCAGCTGGCCGGACTGGCGCGCCTATCAGTACATGGGGCTGGCGCGACTGGCGTTCGCCACTGGCCATTCTTACTGGGGCTACCGCTTTCTCGGGTGGGGCGTGCACCACGTGCAGGACCTGACCCAGCCGTATCACGCCAAGCCATTGCCCGGGGTCGAGCTGCCGAGTCTGTTGTTATTGGAGGGCAAGGCGCTGGCCGGTTTTGCGGATGACAAGCAAGCCTCCATCGAACGCGTCGCCACCCGCCATATGGAAATCGAGAAGTACCAGGCGACCTGGCTGCGTCGCGTGCTGCGTGCCGGTCAGCCGCATCCGATGCTCGCGGCCTACGCCGATGTGGCCGAGGACAAACGTTATCCAGCCTACTCGGTGGACTACCTGCGCGAGGTGGTCAGCGCCGAGTCGGTGGACGATTCCGCCGCGTTCGATGACGCCATCGGCCAATGGCTGGAGAAGGCGCCGGCGACCAGCGATTTCAGCCGCGGCAACCAACTGCAGCGCGAGACGTTCGAGCATCCGGCGCTCAATCAGCAGTTGTTCAAGTTGCTCGGGCATTTCGGCGCGCACAGCCGGATTTATGTCAGCGCCGCACTGGCGCCCCGGCCATAG